Sequence from the Rickettsiales bacterium genome:
TTATGCTCTAGGTATGTAAACTGAATTACTAAAGTCATTACTATTAAAGGCAAAACTGCTAACCTTGAAGCAAAGCCTAATGCAAGTAATATTGGGCAACCTAATTCAAATATTATTGCAGAAATGGCCGCAAATTCTGCTGGAAGAAACGGAACAGGGTGTTCTTCAGTAAATAAAAAAACGGCAGTTTCAAAGTCATTAAATTTTAAGATGCCGGACTTCCAAAAAATATTTGCAATCC
This genomic interval carries:
- a CDS encoding DoxX family protein — its product is MKNLLTKSALENYFNLFIKYSEKTEHLLLLVARLWIANIFWKSGILKFNDFETAVFLFTEEHPVPFLPAEFAAISAIIFELGCPILLALGFASRLAVLPLIVMTLVIQFTYLEHNDHFYWIMLLGFILVRSAGFFSLDYFLKRKFFIVKN